The Bacteroidota bacterium genome segment TAGAAAGTTTGTCAAAAACTGAAAAAGAAAACCTTAGAACTGAAGTAAAAACCATAAGAACAGAACTTACTCAATTAAGTGATGGCGTTTACCTTTCAGTAGGTGCCATTATTGTTATTGTTATTTTACTTATTGTTTTATTATAACATAAGTAGTTATTATGATAAAATCAGGTGGAAAACAACTTATACTAACAATATGCATTATTGGTTTTATTGGTTGCCGTAACACCGAACAAAAAACGGAAACGGCTCAGGAGGCCAAGGAACGGGTAATTCAAGCTATGCGTAATTCGCAAGAACCGCATTCAGACTCGCTTGACGAGTACATATTATACACTACTGAAATGGGCGTGCAATTACATGAAAATGAGCTTAAGATTGCTTCATTCAAAACTATAATTAAACTGGAAACGCAAGCAACACAAGACAAGTTTGAAAAGCAAATTGAGCAAATAGAAACTCAAAATACTCAACTCAAAACCATACTTAATCAGCGCAAAGTTGAAGAAAGAGATACTTGGATTGCTTTCAAAACTAATTTTAACAAACAGATTGCCAGCATAAACCTGCTGATTGCCAAGATGAATGAGGATTTTATATTTAATACTTCTCCTTATGGTAAAAAACAATAACCAGTACGGATTTTAAGGGTTTTCTAATTCATACACAGATTAAACAAAAAAGCAGCTATAAAGCTGCTTTTTTGTTTAATCCCTATGTGCTTTTGGATACAAAAATTGGGAAATATATAAAGCTGTCTGAGCATTATTTCACCGGCTATTCAAAAAACAACAATGTCTTTTCGTATAATATTATAAAATTCACTGTGGCATTAATTCCCCAGTATGGGGAAAATTCCCCAATCAAAGCCATCATTGGCTTTTATACTCCAAACAAATAAGTCTATTAAAAAAACCATGTATTTAAAGGCATTCAACCTTAATAAGGCCTTAATCATGTGCCCTTAAAATCTAGGGCACATGTTTTATATATAGTATAGTATCAAAACCTAAAAACTAATTATTTTATGAAACTGTATATTAAACACATGGTGAGTCTTCGTTGCAAGATGATGGTAAAAGAAGCGTTAAACAATTTAGGTCTACATTGTAATGTTGTTGAATTAGGCCAGATTGATATTATGGAGAATATAGACTTCATGCAGCGCCAAGCCTTAAAGCAAAATTTGCTTAAATCAGGTCTTGAGCTAATGGAGGATAAAAAAGCGATGCTTATTGAAAAAATTAAAAACGTAATTATTGAAATGGTTCACTACGCTGACGAACCACCAAAAACTAATTACTCTGATTATATAAGTGAAAAGCTAAACCATGATTATACTTATTTGTCAAATATATTTTCGGAGGTAAAAGGTATAACCATTCAGCAGTTTATTATTATTAATAAAATAGAAAGAGCCAAAGAATTATTGCTGTATGATGAATTAAATTTAACTGAGATTTCGTACAAACTTAATTACAGCAGCGTAGCCCATTTATCAAACCAGTTTAAAAAAATTACCGGATTAACACCTTCAGAATTTAAACACCATACTGATCAAAAAAGAATGGCCCTTGAAGAAATTTAGTCTGATACTTTTAAACTAAAAATGCCTAACAAAATAAATAAATGGAAAGCAAAAATAGTAAGCAAAAGCAGAAAATATGGGCTAAAGCAACGCACTTTGGAGGCAGCTGGAAATTCATTATTCTATATGCCATTATTTTCACCTTTTGGGTTGTTTTCAATATGATAAGTTTAACCTATTTACAGATTAATCCTTATCTGTTTATTTTAATAAATTTAGGTTTATCAGGAATAGCAACACTGCAAGCTCCCTTTATACTAATGAACCAAAACAGGATAGAGGAAATTGACAGATTAAGAAAAGAGAACGATAACCTGATTAACCGGAAACCGGAAATACAAATAAAAAGTCTTGAACAAAAAATGGACTTACTATTAGAGGCTCAGAACAAAACACTATTTGAAGCACAAGAAAAACAAGTTACACTGCTCAAAGAAATAAACCTGAAGCTTGATACACTAAAACATAAAGGTTTTTAATAATACAATAAACATGAAAACGGAACACGAGTTGAATGACGATATATTAAATCTGACCATGAAAATACGGTCAGAATATCCCGAGTTAGTAAAGTATCTGGATGAAATGCCTGTTACTATTCCGGATGAAAAAAACCCGGAAATTACACTCAAGAATTTAAAGGCTTACCATCATTCATTGCTTGCCTTATTAGAAGGCTATAAAAGCGAAAAGCCTGATTAAACAGTGAATGATGTAATTAAATAATAGCGTTTTATAACGCTTGCATTTTTAAAACAATCATTCTTTGAAGAGTAAAATAAATTTTCACAATTTAAATAAAAACGACCATGACTAACTTAACAAAACTCCAAGGCAGCTGGAATGAAACCAAAGGAAAATTAAAACAAAAGTTTGCTGAACTAACTGATGATGATTTGCTGTTGATAGAAGGCAAAGAAGATGAACTGCTTGGAAGACTTCAGAAACGTTTAGGAAAAACCAAAGACGACATTCATAAAATTATAACTGAATTATAATTCACACCAAACTTAAAAGCTAAAACCATGAAAAAATCACTCATCGCAATACTTACAATAGGATACGTAGCCGGCAGTATCATGTTTGGTTGCAACTCGCCTGCTAAAAAGGTAGAAAATGCAAAAGAAGAATTAAAAGATGCTAAGCAGGAATTAAACCAAGCACGTGAAGACTCTATAACTGATTATGAAAACTTCAAAAGAGAATCAGAACAAAAAATCAATAACAACAAAGTATTGATTGAAGAATACAAAACCAGAATGATTACCGATAAAAAGTCAATAAAAGCTAAAGACCAAAAAATAATTGACGACTTGGAACAAAAAAACCTGGAAATGCGTAAAAAGATATGGGAATACAAAGGCGATAAAGATAACTGGGAAGCTTTTAAAACAGAGTTTAACCATGACATGGACCAATTAGGAAATGCTATTAAAAGCTTTACTGTAAAAAATACTAAATAGTTTTTAAACATAAAGCACTTTTAAACTAACAATTAATTAAAAAAACACCATGGGAAACTTATTATATATTATAGCCGTCATCCTTGTTATTATATGGATAATAGGCTTTGTAGGGTACAGTGCAGGCGGAATTATTCATATACTTTTAGTCATAGCACTTATCTCTATTATACTTAGAATTATTCAAGGTAGAAAAATATAAATCAATTAATGCATTAGTAGTTTGCTAATGCCAGTCATAAACATTTAAACAAACAAAAACATGAACTCAGGAAAAGTAGTTTTAGGCGTATTGGCAGGACTTGCCTCAGGCGCTATTTTAGGCATATTATTCGCACCAGATAAAGGGTCAGAAACCAGAAAAAAAATTGCCAAAAAAGGATCAGATTCAATTGATGAACTGAAAGAAAAATTAAGCGATTTAATGTCCGCTTTAAACGAAAATTATGAAGACATAAAAGACGATGCTACAAAACTTTTCGAAAAAGGAAAAAGCAGAGTGGATGAAGTCAAAAAAGAGGTTAAATCTTATTAATACATACCATAAACCACCAACCATTTAAAGGTAAAATAATATAATGGAACACAAAACAGCTTATATGGAAACGCTACTTGAAAAAGTAGAAGCATATGGAAAAACCAGCTTTGAGTTATTTAAACTCAAAACCTTAGATAAATTTTCCTATTCAATAGCAAAACTTGCTTCTAACGGCATTATATTACTTTTTCTGGTGCTTTTTATAGTTACACTAAATGTAGGCGTAGCACTTTGGCTAGGCGATATATTAGGCAAATCATACTATGGTTTCTTTTGTGTAGCCGGATTTTATGCACTTATTGGTGGTGGTTTATGGTTATTTTTAAACAAAGCCCTCCACACAAAAATCAATCAAATTATTATTTCTCACATGCTTCAATTAGGTTCCGATGAGTAAACTAGATTCAATTATACAGTTAAAAGAAAATATTGCTTTACTGGAAAGACAAAAAGCGAATGATGAGCGAATGCTTAAAGAACACTTTAAAGAAACCATTGCTGCATTTAGCCCTGCTAACTTAGTTAAAAGTACTTTTCACGATCTGGTTCAGGCACCTGATTTTAAGCACGATTTAAAAGATGCAGCAATGGGTTTAGCCTCCGGCTATTTAACAAAAAAAATATTAGTAGGTGGCTCCCTTAATCCTGTTAAACAGGTTGCGGGCACACTTTTACAAATGGCTATAACAAGTTTAGTTTCAAAAAATGCTGACGGTATTAAAGCTACTGCTATGGCCTTAGTAAATAAATTTATCAGAGGTAAAAAACCGGCAGACCAAGCGTAAAACTATGTTCATTAATATTTGCAATAAGCTCTTTTTTTACGCTTTCATTTACGCTCCATATTGTAGTAAGTGGTTATCAAACATATGCTATTAGTGTATGATGTAAAAACACATGATTTCTCTATAGCTAAACACTATTTAGTTTTTATAGCAAGTTCAAAAACCTCCTAGCCATGAAAAATAATTTATTCAAATACAGCATTCTCTTTTTAATTATTTCCCTGTTTATACAAACCGCAAAGACACAGGAAGTCGTTAAAGAAAAGGCCTTTAAACATGGTATTGGTGCCGGAATAGGCTATACAACCGGTTACGGACTATCCTATAAATACAGTCCAAATTTATTGGCTGTTCAGGTTAATTTTGCACCCTACCATAACAATGAATTAGACCGGTATAGCGTAGGTGTTACCCTTATGTATACCCTTGTTAAAAACAATCTTTCCAGTTTATTCATATACCAAGGCAATCATTTTTATTATAATTCTGAAATGGTTACTATATATGAAACGGACCCAAACAAACCTTATAACCCTAACCCTCCCAAACAAAGAGTAACCGACCAATATTTTAACAACGGAGTTGGTTTTGGAGTTGATGTAACTATAGCTAAAAGAATAAGCTTTAACTTAATGGCGGGGTATGCCTTTTACAATAATTTCAAACAAATAAATTTAACGGGGGAAACCGCGTTACATTACAAATTTTAAGCTTTACAGCTTAATAAAAAACAAAATCAATAACCCGGTAAGTGTGAATAATGTAAAACATAATACTATTTATACAATGCTTGTTTAGCTAGATACTTTGAACTTTGTTATCAGGTTATTTATACTTCCTATTTAAAACAAAAAACCATGACTATAATTGAGGCTCTTAATTGGCGATACGCTACTAAACGCATGAATGGCGAAACCGTTCCAAAAGAGGATTTAGCCTGTATTTTAGAGGCTATACGGTTAGCTCCTTCCTCATTCGGATTACAGCCTTATTCAATTATTGTTATTGAAAATATGGAGCTGCTTAAAAAAGTGCAACCCATTGCCAATAGTCAACCACAAATAACCGAAGCTTCAGCTTTACTTGTATTTGCTGCCTGGGACAATGTAACCCAGGAAAGAATAAACGATTATATAACATTGGTAGCAACTACCAGAAATGTTACCGAAGATGATTTAAAGCCGGATAAAGAGGAGATGGAAGAGCTGCTTAAAAACACTGCTGAAGATAATTTTAAGTGGGCATCAAAACAAGCTTATATAGCGCTTGGAATGGGCTTAACTGCAGCAGCTCTAAACAAAATAGATACAACACCTATGGAGGGCTTTAAAAACGCAATGCTTGACGAGCTATTGCAACTTAAAGAAAGAGGTTTACGCAGCGCTGCTCTCATGGCCATTGGCTACCGCGATGAGGAGCATGACCTGCTTGTAAAATTACCTAAAGTACGTAGAGCTAAAGAAGATATTTTTATAACACTACAGGCCGAAATAGGCTTTACTGCTACCCATATCAACAGCATAAATAACAATATTTGAAACAACCATTAAAATTTTACGACCATGATAGAAACAGTTAATAACAATGATCCATTGATAAAAAAAACAATAGAAGAAACAGAAGTATCAATACCAAAAGTTGCTTTAATAGCAGGTTTTATCATATACCTATTGTTAACTTTATCTTTTCTGATAATGAAATACTTTCAGGTTATTCATTTTCCCGCCCTTCGCTTTGCCAATATTTTTATTTTAGTTATTGGCCTTATTTTCACTTTTATATATTACCGTAGCAAAACAAACATTTTAAACATTGCCTATTTAGAAGGCTTATGGCTGGGTATGTTAACTACCTTACTTAGTTGTGCTGCTTTCGGTATTTTTATATTTATCTATTTCCATTTTGTTGATAGCCCAGCACTACAAGAACTTGAAGGTAATACTATTATGATGGGTCACTCATTAACTGCTTCTGCAGCAGCATTGAGCAGTATAGTTGAAGGCTTGTGTATAGGAGGCATTACTTCCTTTATAATTATGCAGTATTATAAATCAGGATTTTACAAAACACGCCAGGAAAGGAACAACGATATCTCTAAATTTTAATATAAAATGAAAGAAACTCTGCCTTATTCACGCTCGCATTTTTTTGAAAAAAAGGTAAGCGGTTCTAATAAAGCTACAAATAACAATGGTACCATTATAATTATGTTTTGCATTGTTATTGTATGGCTGGTTGCTGTGCCCTTGCTCATTTTTCTGATCGAGGGTAAATAATTTTTTAACCCATAACCACCATTATTTGGTGGTTTTTTTATAAAACAATAAAATGAAACTAAACGATAAAAAAAATCCTTCATCATTACCGTCAAAAAACACCAAAAATTTTGAGCGTACGATAGGAGAAGAAGAAAAAAATGGAGAAGATCCATTTGTATACGCCCCCAAGGACGACATATATAACCAGTTTAAAAAAGAAAGCAATATTGATCCGGAAGACCCTTCTCATTTAAAACAAAGAGATGAAAAACCGGGTAAAGGAAATGAAAAAAGCTTTCATGAAGACATGTCGGGCAATGACTTAGATGTACCGGCCAGTGAACTTGATGACCAACAGGAAGAAATTGGTAGCGAAGACGAAGAGAATAATTATTATAGCCTTGGTGGTGATAATCACACCGATTTAGATGAGAACTAATTAATACCACAATCTATTATTCAATTCTTTCAGAGCATAACACTCTATACATAAAAACCTTAGCAAATTTGCTAAGGTTTTTTTTATGCTCATTTATGTGTAACTCATTTTAAGGTAAGCTTACAGCTTTATATTTATTTCAACTACACTTTCCCATTGACAATTATTAAATGAGCTAACACGCCACACCAAAACAGCATTTAAACGCTATGTATTACTTTAAAATATTGTTACTTTATAACTTACCTCTTATACAAACTAAAAACAGATGATGAGGTAAATAAAATCATCAGAAAATAATAACAACAAAAAGGCTCGTTCAATGAAGAACGAGCCCTGTTTGCCTAAAACTAATTAACTATAAAATTATATTTAACTACTTTACTACTTCTAAGAATTCCACTTTAAACTCTACGCGTCTGTTGCGTGTTCTTCCTTTTGCTGATTTGTTAGTGTCTACCGGCATTGTTTCACCATAGCCTGTTGCGGTTAAACGTAGTGGATCAACACCTTTAGTAATTAAATAGTTGGAAACTGAAGTGGCACGATCTTGTGAAAGAGTCATATTCATTGCATCGTCACCTACATCATCAGTATGGCCGCCTATCATTAATTTATAAGAAGGATTTTCTTTCATTACTTTAACAATAGCATCTAATATAGGGTATGAAACCGGTTTAATAACTGCTTTGCCTGTTTCAAACTGTATTCCTTGTAATGCTTTTTGGAATAATTGCGTTACTGCTCTAGAAACTTCAGGACAACCTTTGTTAGCAAATGTTCCAGGTAAAGTTATACATCTGTCAATATCATCAAATACACCATCGTTATCAGTATCAGGACAACCTGCGTGAGCCGGGCTACCTGCAACTGTAATACATTTATCAATACCATCATTTACACCATCATTATCAGTATCAGGGCATCCGTTAGTACTTGCAGGGCCTTTTGCATTCGGACACTGATCTTTTGAATCTTCAATACCATCATTATCAGCATCAGGGCAACCTTTTAACGAAACAGAACCTTTTACATCAGGACATGCATCTTCATCATCTTTTACACCATCACCATCAGTATCAGGACATCCTTCAAAGGCTAATGTACCTTTAACATTAGGACATTTATCTTTGCTGTCAATTATACCATCATTGTCTGTATCAGGACATCCGCCTAAGGCTAATATACCGGCTACGTCAGGGCACTGATCTTCTTTATCAGCCACACCATCTTTATCTGTATCAGGGCAACCTTTTGCGGTTCCTACTTCAGTAGGGCATAAATCTAAATAATCAGCCACACCATCTTTGTCTGAATCAACAGGACATCCGTCTCTGTCAACTTTAGCAGTTTTTGGAGTAGCCGGGCATTTGTCTTTTTTATCATTTACACCATCACCATCTTCGTCATATGCTTTTCCTAAATTAAAGTTTAAACCAATGGTGTGTAATAAGAATGCATCATTCATACTACTAACAGGTTGTAAATCGCGTTCATCACTGGTAACTAAATAACCATAAGTAGCTTGGTAATTGATACCTACTACACCACTTAGTCTTACGTTAAGTCCACCTCCCACCATTAGTGAAAAGTCTTTACCTTCTACAGTACCTGTACCTTGAAATCTTGACAAGCCTACACCCGTTAACAAATAAGGTTGAAAAATGCTGTTTTCTTCCAACATATACCCATTATTAAATTTATATTTTATATGTAAGTTTAAGTGCAACATATCAGCTCTGAAACCCGCTTGATTGGGTTCATAATAGCTCCAAGAACCGTAAGTTCCCATTCCACCTAAATCAAAAGAAGGAGTTAAATAACGCGTTAAGCTTAAACCGAGTGTATATGTCTTATCAATATTATCAATAGTTTTATTGTTAAAATATAAAAAGCGGTTGCCTAAATCGCCAGCATACTCGCTTGTACCACCCATAAGGCCTATATTCCATTTGCGCTCTTCTGTTTGTGCCATGGCACCAAACGCACTGAATAAAATCAGTGAAGAAATTAGTAAACGTTTCATATTGTTATAATTTTTTAAATTGTTGTTTTTTAATCATAACAAAGATATTTTTAAGTGTAGCTAGGGTGCTTACACATGTTTGAGTTAAAATTACATCATTCACACATTCTTTATCATCTACCCTGATGGCTTATAAATATATAATCATAAGTTAACCTTGACTTTAAAGCCGGTTTACGCTTTTCTGGTAACCCATAAATGAATAAAATAAACATTAAAGACTGGCACAATGAAATACCTATAGTTAAAATCTTACCAAGAATTAAATATCTTTGAGCATACGGTTTAGCTCTTAATCTCAGTAATAGCACTCCTTACTAAAAAAACAATTATTACACTTATAAAATATGAATAATATAAAAGTTCCTTTTTATGCCAAAGCAACCCTGATAATAATAGGTTTGTATGCTTTTATTAATGTACTTTATATAACACAGGATATTATTGTTCCTCTTCTTGGCTCCGCTATTATAGCCATTGTACTAAGCCCGCTGGTTGATTTTTTAGTAAAGAAAAAATTAAACACCATACT includes the following:
- a CDS encoding AraC family transcriptional regulator, translated to MKLYIKHMVSLRCKMMVKEALNNLGLHCNVVELGQIDIMENIDFMQRQALKQNLLKSGLELMEDKKAMLIEKIKNVIIEMVHYADEPPKTNYSDYISEKLNHDYTYLSNIFSEVKGITIQQFIIINKIERAKELLLYDELNLTEISYKLNYSSVAHLSNQFKKITGLTPSEFKHHTDQKRMALEEI
- a CDS encoding DUF1003 domain-containing protein, with protein sequence MESKNSKQKQKIWAKATHFGGSWKFIILYAIIFTFWVVFNMISLTYLQINPYLFILINLGLSGIATLQAPFILMNQNRIEEIDRLRKENDNLINRKPEIQIKSLEQKMDLLLEAQNKTLFEAQEKQVTLLKEINLKLDTLKHKGF
- a CDS encoding CsbD family protein, with the translated sequence MTNLTKLQGSWNETKGKLKQKFAELTDDDLLLIEGKEDELLGRLQKRLGKTKDDIHKIITEL
- a CDS encoding lmo0937 family membrane protein is translated as MGNLLYIIAVILVIIWIIGFVGYSAGGIIHILLVIALISIILRIIQGRKI
- a CDS encoding YtxH domain-containing protein, with product MNSGKVVLGVLAGLASGAILGILFAPDKGSETRKKIAKKGSDSIDELKEKLSDLMSALNENYEDIKDDATKLFEKGKSRVDEVKKEVKSY
- a CDS encoding NAD(P)H-dependent oxidoreductase, producing the protein MTIIEALNWRYATKRMNGETVPKEDLACILEAIRLAPSSFGLQPYSIIVIENMELLKKVQPIANSQPQITEASALLVFAAWDNVTQERINDYITLVATTRNVTEDDLKPDKEEMEELLKNTAEDNFKWASKQAYIALGMGLTAAALNKIDTTPMEGFKNAMLDELLQLKERGLRSAALMAIGYRDEEHDLLVKLPKVRRAKEDIFITLQAEIGFTATHINSINNNI
- a CDS encoding DUF4199 domain-containing protein; translation: MIETVNNNDPLIKKTIEETEVSIPKVALIAGFIIYLLLTLSFLIMKYFQVIHFPALRFANIFILVIGLIFTFIYYRSKTNILNIAYLEGLWLGMLTTLLSCAAFGIFIFIYFHFVDSPALQELEGNTIMMGHSLTASAAALSSIVEGLCIGGITSFIIMQYYKSGFYKTRQERNNDISKF
- a CDS encoding OmpA family protein; this translates as MKRLLISSLILFSAFGAMAQTEERKWNIGLMGGTSEYAGDLGNRFLYFNNKTIDNIDKTYTLGLSLTRYLTPSFDLGGMGTYGSWSYYEPNQAGFRADMLHLNLHIKYKFNNGYMLEENSIFQPYLLTGVGLSRFQGTGTVEGKDFSLMVGGGLNVRLSGVVGINYQATYGYLVTSDERDLQPVSSMNDAFLLHTIGLNFNLGKAYDEDGDGVNDKKDKCPATPKTAKVDRDGCPVDSDKDGVADYLDLCPTEVGTAKGCPDTDKDGVADKEDQCPDVAGILALGGCPDTDNDGIIDSKDKCPNVKGTLAFEGCPDTDGDGVKDDEDACPDVKGSVSLKGCPDADNDGIEDSKDQCPNAKGPASTNGCPDTDNDGVNDGIDKCITVAGSPAHAGCPDTDNDGVFDDIDRCITLPGTFANKGCPEVSRAVTQLFQKALQGIQFETGKAVIKPVSYPILDAIVKVMKENPSYKLMIGGHTDDVGDDAMNMTLSQDRATSVSNYLITKGVDPLRLTATGYGETMPVDTNKSAKGRTRNRRVEFKVEFLEVVK